The Cucurbita pepo subsp. pepo cultivar mu-cu-16 chromosome LG05, ASM280686v2, whole genome shotgun sequence nucleotide sequence TGGGTTCGGCGGCCTCCGCATCAACAGCCGTCTACTCATCCCCGTCCCTTATGCTGACCCTGAAGACGACTACACCGTCCTCATTGGCGATTGGTATACCAAGAGCCACACCGCTCTGAGGCAACTCTTGGACAGCGGCCGCACCCTGGCTAGACCCGACGGCATCCTCATCAACGGCAAGAACGCAAAGGGCGATGGCAGTGACGAGCCACTCTTCACCATGAAGCCCGAGAAGACCTACAAGTACAGAATTTGCAACGTGGGGCTTAGGACATCGCTTAACTTCAGAATCCAAAACCATCCCATGAAGCTTGTTGAGATGGAGGGCTCCCACGTGGTGCAAAACGATTACCAATCCCTCGACGTCCACGTGGGGCAATGCTTCTCTGTTTTGGTCACTGCCAATCAAGAGCCCAGAGACTATTACATGGTGGCATCCACTCGGTTCATGAAGACCATTCACATGAGCAAAGCCGTTATTCGATACACCAATGGCAAAGGTCCTGCTTCTTCTGATCTTCCAGAGGCACCCATGGGTTGGGCTTGGTCCCTCAATCAATTCCGCACCTTCCGATGGAACCTCACTGCCAGTGCTGCTAGGCCTAACCCCCAAGGCTCCTTCCGCTATGGTTCCATCAACATTACTCGCACCATCAAGCTCGTCAATTCCTTTGGCAACGTCGACGGTAAGCTACGATATGCCATCAACGGCGTCTCTCATGTCGAAACCGAAACTCCATTGAAGCTTGCGGAGTACTTCAGAGTCCCTGAGAAGGTGTTCAAGTACGACACGATTACCGACGAGGGATTACCAGAAGGTTCATCCACCATCACTGTGGCTCCTAATGTTCTGAATGCAACCTACCGCAACTTCGTAGAGATCATTTTTGAGAACCATGAGAAGAGGCTCCAATCGTGGCATTTGAATGGCTACTCCTTCTTTGCCGTAGCGTAAGTATTAGTAATGCAATTGTTTCGTTATAGCATATATGGGTAATGAATTGGTGTGTTGCTTAATGTGGTTTACAGCATCGAGCCAGGGAAATGGTCTCCAGAGAAGCGAACCAACTACAATCTTCTTGATGCGGTGAGCAGGCACACCATCCAAGTATTCCCCAAGTCATGGGCGGCCATTCTTCTGACATTCGACAACTGTGGAATGTGGAACTTGAGGTCTGAGCTGACAGAAAACCGTTACTTGGGACAGCAACTGTATGTCAGTGTCCTGTCCCCAGCACTGTCGCTCCGAGATGAGTACAACATTCCAGACCGCACTTTGCTATGTGGAGTGGTGAAGGGCATGCCATTACCCAAACCATATACCATTTGAGATCATTCattcaccattttcttcctcgatccaaatttatttgtttatttgtttattttatttttaatgtatgattcttccatttaaaaaaaataaaagaatttattcTTATATGATTATCTCTCCAATTTTATTCTATATAGTATCGTGATAATATGGAATCTACTTTATTCTATATAGGATGGAATctactttatattttaaaaataattaaaaattattattttagattaaatacAATGCCATCCCatcaaaaaatattcatgaatttattattaacttaagcttgtattaattaatatattaacaaaTTATGAATTGTCTAGGGTTGAGCCCTGGGATTTGATGGACTTAAAAAGCCACCTACAAACGCTTTACGCCCAATCATTCCGGATAACGCTTGCATCCTCTGTATTACCGTGGCTGCTGGCACAGAGTTAGCAGATGCTTATTCCCCAGATACCGTCCGGGAAAAGAAGTTCACGACCCGTAGGCCTCTACCTCCACGCGACATTGCTCCGTCAGGCTTTCGCCCATTGCAGAAAATTCTCCACTGCTGCCTCCCGTAGGAGTCTAGGTCGTGTCTCAGCCCCAGTGTGGCTGATCATCCTCTCGGACCAGCTACTGATCATCGCCTTGGTAAACTATTGCCTCACCAACTAGCTAATCAGACGTGAGCGCTAATCAGACGTGAGCCCCTCCTCGGGCGAATTCCTCCTTTTGCTCCTCAGCGTACGGGGTATTAGCAGCCGTTTCCAGCTGTTGTTCCCATCCCAAGGGCAGGTTCTTACGCGTTACTCACCCGTCCGCCACTGGAAACACCACTTCCCGTCCGACTTGCATGTGTTAAGCATGCCGCCAGCGTTCATCCTGAGCCAGGATCGAACTCTCCATGAGATTCATAGTTGCATTACTTATAGCTTCCTTGTTCGTAGACAAAGCTAATTCGGAATTGTCTTTCATTCCAAGGCATAACTTGTATCCATGTGCTTCATATTCGCCTGGAGTTCGCTCCCAGAAATATAGCCATACACTCCCGTATTGACCCGATATGAAATGGTAGAGGcctatctaagatgaaagcatgaAAAAGGGTTTAGAACGGGCATGCAATCAtaggcaacacgccttggacaagcatgacttTGTCATCCTTCCCCACTCAATTGGTGGTTGACGTCTTTGTCAACCGACTCGAACAAGCAAGACTGGGACATCTGTTATGCGGCCATAAGCAACATactttggacaagcatgaccgtgacatcctccccgtCAACCAACTCAAACAAACAAGACTGGGACATCTGTCATGCGGCCATAGACAACATgctttggacaagcatgaccatgacatcctcccccaatcaattggttgacgtctctGTCAACCGACTCTTTGTAACTCTATGTTGTAGGCTGAGGTTGACTTTTAGGTCTCTTCAATGTGTTTCTAGTTGATTTCAGTGTTGCGGAGTCTCGTCAAATCTGTAAGGAGTTGTTAAAAATTGCTTCTTGGTTCGTTGGCTCTTGGTGTCTCCTCCGTTAAAGTTTCTCCTACATCTTTTGCTTCgggattcttcttctttgtgtGACGTCGTGTCACCTCTCTGTGCTTAAGGTCTTTTACTTCGGAAGAGTAGTGTTTCATGTTACTGACGTGGGCAACAGGGCAATAGGGCTAGTTCGCATCCATGGGAGCAAATGGATCCTATACGACAACTTTCCGATCTTGTGAATAACTTGGAATGGTCCATAGTATTTTCTCACCGATCTTCGACTCTTGTAGCTTTGATCTCGGAGTTGATCTGACCTCAACTTGATCAGAACTCTCTATCCTTGAAACTATCGTGGTCGACGCTTTCGATCgacccttttctttctctgtctTGATGGTACTTTTACGTGACCATGTGTTGTTTCTGAAGTTTGTCTCTGTCTCCCTCCCTTAGCGGCTGATGGACCCAACTATTAGTAAGTCATTTAGATGCTCGTAGATGGTTCAAACGTATGACATTCGTTCGTGGCAGGTGATTCTGCCCCTGATATGACATCAACCATTTATCTTAGAGATAAATACTTCGTCTTTGTTGAGGTTGGCTGGCTCGAGCTTGTTCCTGGTTGGCGGGTGTTTGTCTTAGGGGCATGGAGatgactttgtgttctagTAGGAAGTCCATCCCTAACAAGATGTCAAATCTCGACATACATCAGAGATACATAAGAGTGGACAAGTACTTTAGTTCCCCACCACAGCCATAATATCgaataaatcattttcatctttggTAAATTTACTATTCATCTTTGGTAAATTTACTAACGACACATTAGACGACACAATATGACATGCTATTCAgatatgaataattttttcatattttgtataaatatataGCTTTTCTATTAgaaaatttttcatatttcgTTCCATTTTTAATCCACATTACATTAAAATCGTATATAGTAAGAAATCCATTAATTACGGATCATAAAATTGTATATagtaagaaataaataaaattggagaGATAATCATATAAgaataaattcttttattttttttaaatggaagaatcatacattaaaaataaaataaacaaataaacaaataaatttggatcgaggaagaaaatggtgaatGAATGATCTCAAATGGTATATGGTTTGGGTAATGGCATGCCCTTCACCACTCCACATAGCAAAGTGCGGTCTGGAATGTTGTACTCATCTCGGAGCGACAGTGCTGGGGACAGGACACTGACATACAGTTGCTGTCCCAAGTAACGGTTTTCTGTCAGCTCAGACCTCAAGTTCCACATTCCACAGTTGTCGAATGTCAGAAGAATGGCCGCCCATGACTTGGGGAATACTTGGATGGTGTGCCTGCTCACCGCATCAAGAAGATTGTAGTTGGTTCGCTTCTCTGGAGACCATTTCCCTGGCTCGATGCTGTAAACCACATTAAGCAACACACCAATTCATTACCCATATATGCTATAACGAAACAATTGCATTACTAATACTTACGCTACGGCAAAGAAGGAGTAGCCATTCAAATGCCACGATTGGAGCCTCTTCTCATGGTTCTCAAAAATGATCTCTACGAAGTTGCGGTAGGTTGCATTCAGAACATTAGGAGCCACAGTGATGGTGGATGAACCTTCTGGTAATCCCTCGTCGGTAATCGTGTCGTACTTGAACACCTTCTCAGGGACTCTGAAGTACTCCGCAAGCTTCAATGGAGTTTCGGTTTCGACATGAGAGACGCCGTTGATGGCATATCGTAGCTTACCGTCGACGTTGCCAAAGGAATTGACGAGCTTGATGGTGCGAGTAATGTTGATGGAACCATAGCGGAAGGAGCCTTGGGGGTTAGGCCTAGCAGCACTGGCAGTGAGGTTCCATCGGAAGGTGCGGAATTGATTGAGGGACCAAGCCCAACCCATGGGTGCCTCTGGAAGATCAGAAGAAGCAGGACCTTTGCCATTGGTGTATCGAATAACGGCTTTGCTCATGTGAATGGTCTTCATGAACCGAGTGGATGCCACCATGTAATAGTCTCTGGGCTCTTGATTGGCAGTGACCAAAACAGAGAAGCATTGCCCCACGTGGACGTCGAGGGATTGGTAATCGTTTTGCACCACGTGGGAGCCCTCCATCTCAACAAGCTTCATGGGATGGTTTTGGATTCTGAAGTTAAGCGATGTCCTAAGCCCCACGTTGCAAATTCTGTACTTGTAGGTCTTCTCGGGCTTCATGGTGAAGAGTGGCTCGTCACTGCCATCGCCCTTTGCGTTCTTGCCGTTGATGAGGATGCCGTCGGGTCTAGCCAGGGTGCGGCCGCTGTCCAAGAGTTGCCTCAGAGCGGTGTGGCTCTTGGTATACCAATCGCCAATGAGGACGGTGTAGTCGTCTTCAGGGTCAGCATAAGGGACGGGGATGAGTAGACGGCTGTTGATGCGGAGGCCGCCGAACCCACCGGCGGCTCGGTGCATGGCAGTGGAAGGGTAGTAGAAGAAGCTGCCGATTTGATCCTTGACTTGGAAATGGTAGGTGAAATTGGTGCCAACAGGGATGGGGCAGGTGGTCCCGGGAAGGCCGTCTTGCCAGCAATTCTTCCTGTGTTGGATGCCGCTCCAATGAATGAGGAAGGGCTCGTCGAGGTGGTTGAAGACGTTGACGACAACGTTGTTGTTGGTGGTGGAGTTGATGTTAGGGCCGGGGAACTCGCCGTTGATGAGGATGCCTTGCTGGGGGACGCCAAGCGGAGAGATGGTGCCGTAGGTGACCTTCCAAGTGAAGAAGAGGTAAGGGTCTTCGGCGCGGACAGTCCAGAGGGATGCAGTGGAGAGGCAGAGCAGGAGGGCAAACAAGAACAACCCAGAACCCATATTGGTTCTTCCCTTTGGCTTGGAACTTGATATTGGTGTGTgttttttgatgttttttttttattgttaatgttttaatttgtgTTGGAACTTCTTCCCTGATGGCTTAACCCTTACAATGCTCTGTTTAAATACCCATTCCCTCACCCTCTTTCCCTCTAACGCTCTCCTATTTTGGTGCCTTCCTTCCTTCTCCGCCTCTcctctcttccatttctcttaCTTTATTGCCTAACCGATTCCTTCCCAATTTAGTTTCTCCTCCTAAATTCatcgttttaattttaatttagtggaaattaatttcataagttttcttatttatttatttatttaggaaAATGTTTGTGACcgtatataatatatttaatatatgatcGTTTGACCTATAAAAATCATGgtttagttaaatatatgcaaaatattacttttatgTTTATTGTGACGTATATTTCTAAGTAGACGgatattgtatttcatttatgtttatcatatatGATAATACATCATGGAGTCTGACATGGAGTAGATAATGTTACTTAATTAAGGTTACATGACACGTGCTATTCATGTATTAATCATGTCTTTCAGCTTTCTTTAGTTGATCATCTTTTAAAATTCTGCCTTAATGTGTCGAATTCACTTTTATCGATTAAAAAGGACTCTAGGATCATCCAAAATGGTGGAATGGATACAGAAATGCAAAACTAAGTCGTTGAAAAGCTGTTGAGCCAATCCGAACCAGGGGAGATTCGACTAAGTGAGCCACTCATGCACCTCGATTCGAGCTAACCCAAGGATAGGAAAATGGATTGGATCATGCCTAAAGGGTTAGATCGTGCACTCTCAAAGTCAATGTTGGTAGGCTACACGTGCATCTACGTGTGGTGCAGGTTAGacctttaaatttatgtttagacggtaattttttatatatttctggTAAGTCATTCAATTatcaattttgtatctaataaatttttaaaatttaaaattattaaatatattttaaatctttttaaaaatgaaattatctattatatataaatttgtattttaaagtgaggtttttttttttaaaaaattttaaaattaaaaaaaaggaaattccTAAACCTCCCCTAATATGAAATCTGAAGCCCTAAACCACGAAtcaaaaaaaatccaaactttcaaacaagaaaatcataaaccctaaatattagatttttcttaaaatcaGAAATTTACGATTTTCAAAAGCCTAAACAATGAAACTGGcgcattaaaagaaaaggggttAATGATTTAGCGCAAAGCAGCAAATTAGGAAATTGTTTATTCCCGATTCCCAATCCGTCGCGGAATTCTTCCGCTTCGATATATAGATTCAATCCAAGCCACCACGGTACCGATCGACTTCCGTTGATTCCGGCAGCGTTTTCTTAGACCCACCGCCGACTTGCAGCAGTTCTTCCTCAAATCTCTCTTTTCAACAACGATCAATCGCCTCCTAAAGAAATTCACACTAGAATTTCCGCCGGCAGCAATATGATGCTCAGAATTCGCAGCAGAGATGGCCTGGAGCGTGTCGCTGTAGAGAGTCCACACATTACGATCGCTCAACTCAAAGCGATTATTCAATCTCAGCTCAAAATTCCAATCCACAACCAAACCCTCTCCACTAACCAAAATATTCTGTTGGCTAATGCTCATGGCGATCGTTCGAAATTCATGGACATGTCTAATCCTAATACTCTCCTTTCCTCACTCAATCTCTCTCATGGCTCTATTGTGTACCTTGCTTATGAGGGTGAGCGTACTGTTGCTGGACCTTCCATCCATCCCGCTGGATCTTTTGGCCGTAAAATGACTATGGATGATCTAATCGCTAGGCAGATGCGGATCACCCGTCAAGAAAATCCTCACTGTGAATTGGTTTCGTTCGATAGGGATTGCGCGAATGCTTTCCAGCATTATGTTAATGAAACGCTAGCCTTCGCCGTCAAACGTGGGGGATTTATGTACGGAACGGTGTCGACGGAAGGCAAGGTCGAGGTAGATTTCATATATGAGCCGCCACAGCAAGGGACTGAGGATAATTTACTGTTCTTCCGAGATCAAGATGAGGAAAGATTGGTGGAAGCGATTGCTGTTGGTTTGGGGATGAGGAAAGTTGGGTTTATATTCACGCAGACAATTAGTCGGGAGAGGAAGGACTACACCTTATCCAACAGGGAAGTACTTCAGGCGGCTGAGTTTCACTCCGAGAGCGGGTTGAAGGAGTGGGTGACAGCAGTTGTGAAGCTGGAGGTGAACGAAGATGGGGGTGCTGATGTTCATTTTGAGGCTTTTCAAATGAGTGATGTGTGTATTAAATTGTTCAAGGAAGGTTGGTTTGAGACGGATATTCAAGAGGATTTTGATCCTAAGCTATCCAAGATGAAGAAGGACGTTGTTGTTGGTGTCAAAGACACTAGAGATGTTGACAATGATTTCTTCCTGGTGGTGGTAAAGATTTTCGACCATCAGGTTCGTGATCCCTTTAATTTTACTTATTAGATTACTTGATTCCTCTGCTGCTGCGTTGAATTGGGTGTGTTTTTCTCTTCATAATAACCAAAAACAtgtttcttttgaatgaaTGTGATAAGATTTAGCTTCTTGGGTTCATAGAATTCTTGGATTTCTATGATTTGCTTGTATTTTGGTTCCTTGGAATTGCCTTAGGTTAGTTGATTAATTCATGTTAAAGGGTAAACTTAGAGCAAAGAGTTTAGTTTCTAGGGACAGGTTAGGCAGGGATATCCGTNTTGGAATTGCCTTAGGTTAGTTGATTAATTCATGTTAAAGGGGAAAATTAGAGCAAAGAGTTTAGCTTCTAGGGACAGGTTAGGCAGGGATATCCGttatcccttttcttttcctggCTGCTGTTGATGTCCGGACCAAATCAGTGTCAACGATAATAGATTAGGGTCATATCGAGGGGTTCCATGTGGGGAGGTAAAGAATTCGCCTCTCTCATTTTTAGTTTGTTGTTAATAGAACCAATTTTTCTCGGTTAGGGAGACCGCTCTGGTTAGCCTTAACATATTCGTATCTGTTTGTGAAATCATATTTGGTCTTAATTAGAGATAAGAGTTTTGTGATTGGTAACAATTGCGAACCTGTGATCTGTTGTAAGCTGGCTGGCTGGATGGATGGCCGTCTATATTGGGTGTGAAGTAAAGTGACTTCCTACTACATATAGTTAGTGTAACGGTcgaagcccactgctagcagatattgttctctttggattttcccttccgggctttccctcaaggttttaaaacatgtctaatTGGGACCGTTACAGTTAGTGCTTTCCCTTGGTCATATTCCAATCATTTGTTGTTAGCTTGGCTCCTTTTGGGGGTTGGTTTTTTGTATTCCCCTTGTTTCCTTCCATTTATTCTAAATGAAAgccttgtttctttttcctttccccctaaaaaacatttattgtTTTGGAATCTAGTTGTggaaaatatcaaaaaatgTCTCTCCTTTTAGAGTTCTCTCCAAGGGTGGAAATACAACGCTTTTCTTATCTGTTTTGAGTGAGATTCTGCCATACTTAGTTCTGTAGTTAAGGCCCCCACTTCAACAGTAAGTAAtagggaggagaagaagatcaTGAGGGACTTTTGTAGGAGGGTGTTGATGAGGGTGGGAGGTTGTCTCAAAGCCTATTGATTTTGAGGCATAGGGTCATAGTGAGTATAATCCTCGTCTTCTCGAGTAAGCATGTGGGACTAAAGACACTTTTACGAACCCTCAAAATCTAGCTCGGTTGCCTACTTTGGAGCTTCCTTCTCAGGTTTTTCAAATTCACTGCTGGATGACTTAATTTTCCAATTTGGGAGAACTATTGTGTGGGGGATAGtccctttccttttcctcatCTGAACCATCTATCTTCTTTGAAGTTTGTGTCTGTGgcttttgtcttcttttcttctgtgTAAATTGGTGCAATTCCAGTAGTGTAATTTTGACGTAAGCATTACATTCTCCATTGGTCGCCTTTTGTGTTGGGCTTCAAGGTCTCCATTTATGGATTTTTAATCCTTCGAAGGgtttttattgtaaatttttcttctttctctggTGTAATCCCCACCCCTCCAAGTTCTTTTCATTATCTTCGCTGTGGAAGGTTAGAATGCCCAAGAAGATCAATTCTTTGGCTTGGTGCTAGTCTTACATGGGAGGCATTAGCAGGAGACGTTCTTTTATGTTGTTGGGGCTGTGTGGTGGATTATATCGGCTGTgtgatcccacattagttagagaggggaacgaagttggaccccgaaggggtggatagtgagatcccatatcggttggagaggggaacaaaacattctttattagggtgtggaaacctctccctagcagacacgttctaaaaaccaaaaaccttgaggagaaacccgaaaggaaaagcccaaagaggataatatctgctagcggtagactttgGCTGTTACATTTATCTTGTTTTATGACAAAGCGGTCAGTTTGcatatttgatttgaaatagttttttcttttagacaTTCAATCTATGTTTATCTTTCAATTGATATTTGATGATGGAGGTCTTGTTTCTCCCGCGGTTTCAAGCAAAAAAAGAACCCCTCTTGCTTTATCAGCATTTTCATTTGGAAACTACATGGGTTCTTGCTCATGACTTCATAAACATGTCAGAGACCTTATTTTAGAAGCTAccctaatattattttcttgtggtgttgaataaattttattgttcgTTCTTggcataattttaaatctccATATGAACACACTATTTGTCGATCGGCCTCGTGACGACCCTACTCTTTACTTGAACTGAGAGCTTTAAGTCCCATATGAACGCACTGTTTGTCGATCGGCCTTGTCACGACCCTACTCTTTGCTTGGACGTGCTTATGCTAATGAAATCCTTGTGATGCAGGGTCCACTTTCTACAACCTTTCCCATCGAAAACCGAAACGTTCCAGTGACAATGAAGGCATTGAAGAATCACCTAGACCGTTCGAAAGGGCTTACATTTGTGAAGCGAATTTCGGACTTTCATTTGCTGCTTTTACTGGCCAGGGTGTTAGACGTGAGCTCTGATGTTCCTGCGCTGGCGGAGTGCGTTCAGACGCAGACACCCGTTCCTGAAGGTTACAAAATACTGATCGAGTCTATGGCTAGTGCTGCTTGATGTTTAGTGTCGACTAAGACGACTGGTCTTAGAGGGCTGTGTGTTCTTATCGGCTTATATTGGATCTCTCTCTCAATTACTTTTCGTCAGCGTCTCTCTTGACAACTTAAGATTAGAGTTATATTTATAAGTATATTGTTATCTGCTAATGATGTTAAACTTATTAAGAAACTTTCAAACTCCATGAAGATGTTTGCTCTTAGGTCccaacgaaacatttcttataaaagtcgGGAAACTTGTCTCTTAGagatgagttttaaaattgtgaggttcaTAGCGATTATTTTAGGTCATTCTTGGTCAAGTTAGGCTGTCATGAGTCTTCTTTTGCTCTTCCAAAGCTATATCGGTTTGCCACTCATTAACCCTTAGAACTTGAACTTTTATTTCCTTCTTGATGTGTTTTTCACCTGCTTGGAGAATTCTTTGAAGAGGTTGTCACTGAAATTTATAATGTTGAATGTATGAGAGAGacaaaattacttcaaaataTGTATCTAGTGGTTATTAGGGCATATGATGTGTCCATCTATCTTTCGATGAGACTTTATACGTGCACGTGAACACCAAATTAAATATGTGGGAAAACATTCACTCATATAGATGTCTCAGAgattatatactgtgagcgTCGTTACTCTCTtattgttactctcttgcttgcttatataacgtctctttcaaaaatctctttctgcccttgttttctaaaaccattctcttaaaccgaggctagaggcttgaacatacgtcgcttggccgtaggcgacgcaaaaACAAATTGACTTAGCTCAATGCCGCACAATCACAAGTCTGCTGGCATCAAGACTGCGATTGTGACCAGTGGTATCGGGAAGACTTTCATTGTAATGTTATTCATACATCAATGACAAATTAATGCATATAAAGACAATCACTCACATAAATGTCGTATTAATAAGTATTTCGCCTAAcatgactaaaaaaaaatgtgaattaCCGTCGGaatctattcattttttgtaccgtcaaaaaaaaattgttgactTTTAGCGACGCATGACTTTTCTCTTAATAGACTTTCCTTGTCATCATTTTCTTGATAAAAAGACTTGAATACCCGACTCTGAGAGATAGAACATAGAACATGATACTCACTTTaggttttaataaaaaaattcggatgtaatttaatttaattattactattattgttatatatatatttttttaatttcattatagTATTTAAGGGTCGTCCGCCCTTCGACGGAAGGAAACTGGACATGCAGGCAGAATGTCAGGAAGATGGAGGCTCAGTAAGAGACCCAGGGCTGAGGCCGACGCTCACGCTCGCGTTCCTCCACTACTCCCTCTTAGCACGTCTCGCAAAGGTCTCTCAAATGCTGTTTCCTGCTGGTATTGTGATTGTAAGATCACCTCGTTCAACGAACCTATTTTCCATTTTGGACGAAGACATGCCAGGTTTCTCTTTCGATTTTCACTGTCTCTTGTAGTATTTCTGTCCGTGGAGtacttaatttttgtttttactgtTTGTTCATCAGGATCAtcgtctttttttttgttactgaCTAGGCTGATgcaaaattgtttatttatttattttacatttatgtGAATCGTTGCAGGGTTCTGAGAGCGTGGTTTTCGATCGGGATTGGTTTTTCTCTTGCTGCTCTTGCTGTTGTTACCACGGTATCAGTTGACGctttatattttgttgtttactataattttttcaaattttcttcttgctcttcttttccaatttgtgtttgtttttgttttaatcgaCTTTTGAGGTGAGTTGAAATCAAGCCGTTCTCGTCTGAGTGTTTCCAAAACAAGTGATGAATTCgaaactccaaaagaaatagaaatggcTGGGCTCTAAAACTTGACCTTGTAAAACCTAATTGCTTAAGGGAATATTAGTGAGAGATAGGTCTTCTGTAAGGATATTGAACCACTTTATTACTGACTTTTTCTGAGATGAAGTATTGATCAATTTTTG carries:
- the LOC111796199 gene encoding L-ascorbate oxidase homolog codes for the protein MGSGLFLFALLLCLSTASLWTVRAEDPYLFFTWKVTYGTISPLGVPQQGILINGEFPGPNINSTTNNNVVVNVFNHLDEPFLIHWSGIQHRKNCWQDGLPGTTCPIPVGTNFTYHFQVKDQIGSFFYYPSTAMHRAAGGFGGLRINSRLLIPVPYADPEDDYTVLIGDWYTKSHTALRQLLDSGRTLARPDGILINGKNAKGDGSDEPLFTMKPEKTYKYRICNVGLRTSLNFRIQNHPMKLVEMEGSHVVQNDYQSLDVHVGQCFSVLVTANQEPRDYYMVASTRFMKTIHMSKAVIRYTNGKGPASSDLPEAPMGWAWSLNQFRTFRWNLTASAARPNPQGSFRYGSINITRTIKLVNSFGNVDGKLRYAINGVSHVETETPLKLAEYFRVPEKVFKYDTITDEGLPEGSSTITVAPNVLNATYRNFVEIIFENHEKRLQSWHLNGYSFFAVAIEPGKWSPEKRTNYNLLDAVSRHTIQVFPKSWAAILLTFDNCGMWNLRSELTENRYLGQQLYVSVLSPALSLRDEYNIPDRTLLCGVVKGMPLPKPYTI
- the LOC111796200 gene encoding L-ascorbate oxidase homolog, with product MGSGLFLFALLLCLSTASLWTVRAEDPYLFFTWKVTYGTISPLGVPQQGILINGEFPGPNINSTTNNNVVVNVFNHLDEPFLIHWSGIQHRKNCWQDGLPGTTCPIPVGTNFTYHFQVKDQIGSFFYYPSTAMHRAAGGFGGLRINSRLLIPVPYADPEDDYTVLIGDWYTKSHTALRQLLDSGRTLARPDGILINGKNAKGDGSDEPLFTMKPEKTYKYRICNVGLRTSLNFRIQNHPMKLVEMEGSHVVQNDYQSLDVHVGQCFSVLVTANQEPRDYYMVASTRFMKTIHMSKAVIRYTNGKGPASSDLPEAPMGWAWSLNQFRTFRWNLTASAARPNPQGSFRYGSINITRTIKLVNSFGNVDGKLRYAINGVSHVETETPLKLAEYFRVPEKVFKYDTITDEGLPEGSSTITVAPNVLNATYRNFVEIIFENHEKRLQSWHLNGYSFFAVAIEPGKWSPEKRTNYNLLDAVSRHTIQVFPKSWAAILLTFDNCGMWNLRSELTENRYLGQQLYVSVLSPALSLRDEYNIPDRTLLCGVVKGMPLPKPYTI
- the LOC111796203 gene encoding NPL4-like protein 1, producing MMLRIRSRDGLERVAVESPHITIAQLKAIIQSQLKIPIHNQTLSTNQNILLANAHGDRSKFMDMSNPNTLLSSLNLSHGSIVYLAYEGERTVAGPSIHPAGSFGRKMTMDDLIARQMRITRQENPHCELVSFDRDCANAFQHYVNETLAFAVKRGGFMYGTVSTEGKVEVDFIYEPPQQGTEDNLLFFRDQDEERLVEAIAVGLGMRKVGFIFTQTISRERKDYTLSNREVLQAAEFHSESGLKEWVTAVVKLEVNEDGGADVHFEAFQMSDVCIKLFKEGWFETDIQEDFDPKLSKMKKDVVVGVKDTRDVDNDFFLVVVKIFDHQGPLSTTFPIENRNVPVTMKALKNHLDRSKGLTFVKRISDFHLLLLLARVLDVSSDVPALAECVQTQTPVPEGYKILIESMASAA